The genomic window GACGGGGGGACATGTCCTCACCAGATGTGGACACAGCTGAGCACTCCGAAGACCAGCCCCAGGGTGAAGGCCATGGGAACGGCCAGCAGGGTGGTCAGCAGGCGGTAGAAGAAGAACTTGACCAGCTCGAAGGTGGCGTGGCTCCCGATCCAAACCCTGTCAAAGCTGTGGGCAGAGCTCGGCTCGCCGATCATGTCCTCGAAACCCACCTGTTGAGACACGGCGGTCAGAGCCGGCCCAAGTCGTAAGCAAACTAAACACCTGTTTAGAGCACTAAAAACACCAGCTGGGCCTCCAACATACATTACTACTGTATGCATGTCTAAATATTGTTGCTGTgtcaaataattcaaatggaatatacattttttttccaaaatgtatgTAATCCCATtagtcaaattaatttttgtgatttcaatttgttaatgaaaacacagctactgAGTGATCACTACATGTAGTGTGTGCTACACTCTGGGCAGTCCAACACACGGCAACATAAAGGtagacaggacaaacaaacagTCGACCTCACAGTCACAGTTTTGCACTGTGGGAAGAAACTGGAGAGAACcaacgaaaaaacaaaaacaataacaggaaaaaaatctatttattctAGGAAATTATTTCAGTATTCTTTCAGAAATGGAGACCTTACACTGCCCAACGACCTCCGAAGACAAGCACCAGCCACTACCggaccctgcaaggataagtgACCAGAGCCAAATATATTCTTTCAGTAAATGTggaattaataaagtatttttgaattgaactgaatttgaatgaaataaagTTAACTTCTGTTAATTATGAGAATTATTGCTCATCATAGCTAATTAAAGTTCAAAATTAGGCTTTACTGAATACTAGAATATTTAATAAGAgccataaaaaatgtatataaaccATGTAGGACATCACTGACTTAATGGTTATCCATTGATTCTCCTTCTAAAAGTGGTGTAATGCATTAAAGTCATTGAAAAAGAAGttgacttttctgttttgctgttaaGTGGAAAGtttaatggaaagaaaaaagttcaaagtagCAGCCATCTGCTAGGAAATGTTAGAGAACATCATGTGTTCCTGTTCCATCAGACTTTACAGAGATGCTGATTTCCACTTGGCACCTGACCACACTTCCATAGATGGTTTATCAGTGGATTTGACTGGATTTCCTTCATTCCTAAAAAGRCTCACAAGCTGGACCAATACTGACTGCAAATATTGTACAGTAAACAGACATCTTTCTGtgtaaaatataatgtttattataataataataatgtgattttGTATAAACCTGAATTACTTTAGTGGAGTCCCGCATACACTTTGGTTTCTCTGACAAAAGCCAAAGCGCCAAGCGATTAGCCTTGAAAAATGAGCAACAAAGACCTGCAGGCCGGAAACAGTTAAGAGATGATAGATGCACGCGCAGGCAGCGACTTCCAGGTATTCATGGAACTGATGAAACAGCCTCACGATGACGACCATAGCAACAAAACGCTCACAGTGAAGAAATAATATGACTGATAATTCAAAGTGTAGAAACGTCGAGCCTCGGAcgttttcacttttaaagagtAGCTCCCCCTCCTCCTCGCGCGCGCGCAGACTTTACCTTCAGATGCGTGTTGATCTCGTTTGGATCCCGAATCGGTGCCTCCGAATACACCTTCCCCTTCTTCATCAGAATGGGCTCTATGGATCGGTTGAACTCATCCTCGTCCATAATTATGCTGGTGTCCAGCTTTTCCTTCTCCANGTTCAAAGTAGCAGCCATCTGCTAGGAAATGTTAGAGAACATCATGTGTTCCTGTTCCATCAGACTTTACAGAGATGCTGATTTCCACTTGGCACCTGACCACACTTCCATAGATGGTTTATCAGTGGATTTGACTGGATTTCCTTCATTCCTAAAAAGRCTCACAAGCTGGACCAATACTGACTGCAAATATTGTACAGTAAACAGACATCTTTCTGtgtaaaatataatgtttattataataataataatgtgattttGTATAAACCTGAATTACTTTAGTGGAGTCCCGCATACACTTTGGTTTCTCTGACAAAAGCCAAAGCGCCAAGCGATTAGCCTTGAAAAATGAGCAACAAAGACCTGCAGGCCGGAAACAGTTAAGAGATGATAGATGCACGCGCAGGCAGCGACTTCCAGGTATTCATGGAACTGATGAAACAGCCTCACGATGACGACCATAGCAACAAAACGCTCACAGTGAAGAAATAATATGACTGATAATTCAAAGTGTRGAAACGTCGAGCCTCGGAcgttttcacttttaaagagtAGCTCCCTCCTCCTCGCGCGCGCGCAGACTTTACCTTCAGATGCGTGTTGATCTCGTTTGGATCCCGAATCGGTGCCTCCGAATACACCTTCCCCTTCTTCATCAGAATGGGCTCTATGGATCGGTTGAACTCATCCTCGTCCATAATTATGCTGGTGTCCAGCTTTTCCTTCTCCACACCCATGTCGTGTCGAGGCAGAGGCGGACAGACGGTGCGCTGAGAGCGGCACAGTGCGCCGGACTGAGCGCCACCCCGCCCCGCAGGGAAAGCAGCGCGGCGGGGAGCCGAGCAGCCACAGCCAGCGCAGAGCCGCAGCTCGGTGAAAACAATCCAACAAATATAAACAGATTATCCTTCCTATAATTCCTCATGATGGAATAGTAATTGATCTAAAMCACTTCTTCWAATTAATGGGATCAGGATTTGTTATCAAAAAAAGTCGTACACGTGATTAGAATTGAACTGAggttaaatgttacaaatacaaagttatttgcatgatttaaaTTCAAACTATGTACAGTTACATCTATGTGTTTTTACAATGTACTTTTTTTGCAGTCGAAAATATCAGTTTCCATAAAATCATTCCaccataaaacatcaaacactCAACACAAATAACTCCTAAGTCTTATTATGTTTGCTTCAAAGAAATACAATCAGTGATTTTATTCACCACACATTCAACTTTTCATTCTCTATCTGAATGGATTTATAGCTCTATTATGTTTTCATCAACCAACTTTGTGTGAGTTGGTcaaaagggaaaacattttctatagCGGATAAATCACATGGACATGAAAAGGTTTTCTAAAGGTAGGGCTGACATCAGAACAACATGCTTTTGTTTGCAAAGATGAAAAGTTATCAACAtaagataataataaagtaTGGCTATGTAGTCAAGACAATATGTTTCATTAATCCACTTCACAGACTGGGTTAGTCTTTTGTTTACCGAGAAATTGCAAGGAATTATGGGccaaaattcattaaaaatacaaacagtgGAACTCTTTATGCTCTTGAATTTTTGGAAATGTACAAGGAGTCATCTATTTTCAAACTTAcagttaaaaatatactttttaatttgcctgaaaagtaacaaaatgtggTTATGTCACACTGATAAATATCATCTACAGGTAGGAAGGAGCTAAGAGTAATTTAATCAGGAGtcataatctgtcatatttcatgAAAATCATCATGTTTGTATTCAGAACCACAATCAGGAGAaattgtccatccatccatccatccatccatccatccatccatccatccatccatccatccatccatccatccatccatccatccatccatccatccatccNNNNNNNNNNNNNNNNNNNNNNNNNNNNNNNNNNNNNNNNNNNNNCATCCATTCCATTTACCACGGAAAATAAACTAACAAGCTTCAGTTAAGAACATAACAAAAGAACAGAAGTTGTTTGTGTCCCGGCAGAAAATACAAGTTAGAAGGGATTTAACTAATTTGTACCACATTTATAAATGGGGTGAAGTGATCCAGAGCCATCTTAGGAGCTTTAGGCTGgaataatgaaagaaaagaaaatgtaggaGCATCTGCAGCTTTAGCAAACTTGTTATAATAGGAAATGCTTTAATAACAAGGAACTAGTGTAATGATTGCctctaaaataaaaccttcactGATGCTCCAGAGTAGCCTGGTCTTTGCCCTCTTATGCCATTTCactcaattctcatctccctgCAGCCCTCCATCTGGGATTTCTTCCACTGACCTCAATTTCACAGGATGATTATCAGCTGGGAATGAAGAGTTGAGAATGATGATGTGAATTTTCTGGCAatgacagcagaggaagtgaatgaaTCCATGTTGGCCAYGCATCCAAATATTGAGCAAGTAAAGTTTAAGTAAACTAAAGtaatgtttaagacattttattgctggcaaaAGATGTCATTCGGTTCGGTACTTCTCTTGTCACTGTGGGCGATGATTTGTTTACGTTGGGCGCAATTTATGGTAAACTCYATGGCATTGCTTCCTTCACAATCAAGCCAAATGYGATTCCACGCTTCTCAACAGCTGAGGTTCCAGACAAAtaagcaaagcgtagaacaagggTCCASAGTCAWTGGAGTCAATTTTCCCTTCAGGctccacaaaatgttttgtctaaTCAACAGCCTGCACTTTGCATYTCATTTGTTGATGCAGCAGATTCGGCATCCTGCATCCTAGGATGTAAACCACACCTCTCTCTTTGTTTAGACACCGGGGCATGGAAAAGCTGTCGagacacaaaaggaaaaagtagGCCATGGGAGAGAGCAGAAACATGGCRTGGCCAACAGATGCTGAGCATTGGAGGCAGTCAGAGGAGCAACAATAACCCACCACAATCCCCAGGGATTAAAACACAGTGGATGACTGGGACAGAGGACATGGTGNAGCTGGCCTGTGGGTGGGGCAGGGBGGGAGGGAGGACAGTGTTGACATGAAGCTCAGCAGAGATAGTTATTCCACTTGGCTTCAATGCCACTGACATGGTTAGACCAAAAGACGAATTATATGCAACCGGTAGCCATGACACATTCTCACACTAAAAATGGCTGCTGGCACTTGATGAGAAACTTTAACTACACAGGGCAAGTTTTAGGCTGCGTCTTAAACAAACGCTTTCATTCTGAGACTTAACTGAGGCTCAGAGCAAACCACAAGCTTCTGATGAGACCAATGTTCTTCGTCTTCCTTTCTGACTGTCTAACGCTAACATTTGACTTGCTAATGACAGAGACGCGTCCTCTGTTTCCCACTCGCACACTCACAGATAACTCACACTCCAAATAAGGAATATCTCTGCATGACTGCTTATTCTAgacattttgtgcattttcttaTGAACTAGTGAGTGGTGAGCTGATTTTAAAAACGTCGAAGTGGGAGACATTTTAGACAAACACTTGTTTCAAGATAAACATGCAGCCATGAATACCAAATACACTGCTCTCTGTTTGTCTGCTCCCWGGAGCTCAGGAAGAAGTTTCTGACTTTGAGTTCATGTGCTGCGATAAGTGACACATTTTGCATACAATGTTATATGAAAATTCATGCACTCACACATAGCCACTGGAGCAGATTGCGAGTTTCACATAAAGCACCAATAATTTGACTGTTATGGTGACAGGTGACTGTAACACCTCAGGCCAGGAGAAGCATTAGGACCACAGCAGAGGAGCAGAGCTGAAGACGAYAACTTGARCTGAGCCTTATCTTATCTTACCTTAAAACAAAGAGGGATATGAGTGATCATCTGCTGCTGTTACCTAATCTCTGTCTCGTGATCTActctaggtttttttttcaacaaatgtttAGAACTAATGTTTTGGtgcacaaatatgtaaaaaaagaaaaaaggttgtTGTTTGAGGCAAAACAGCTCTCAGCTGTGGGAGATAAGAACATTCCAtcaatgttgaatattttagataatcCGTAACttgtaaaaggtaaaaaaaaatatcctgtgTTAAAGAAGGCCTTATGTTTACCTTGTCCAGAGGTAGTGGGAGAGCTGGACTTCAGAACTAGTCTGAGTGGGATGTGTTCAAGGAACCCTCACAGGGAGATCCCCAGATGGTATCAGACACCTAAAcatctgttcagtttttacttGGAGGATTCCAAGTTTAAAGTTGGGAAAATATACAGAAAGCTCTAATGGAAGTTGGAATTCCAAGTGCCAAAGTCAGATATTTCTCTCCCACCACAARCTCAAATTCCARCATGGTTGTGTTGAGTATGaaattgcgataaatgataaaaagtatGTGTTCAGTTCTGATAATTCTTTGTAAATAATCTCCTTCATATAATCAGTAACATAGTATATTGCCACAATGAAAAGAACAACATGCAAATAATACGTTATTatagctggaagaagtggctggggagagggaagtctgggcctcccttctgaagctgctgcccccgcgacccgaccccggataagcggaagaaaatagANNNNNNNNNNNNNNNNNNNNNNNNNNNNNNNNNNNNNNNNNNNNNNNNNNNNNNNNNNNNNNNNNNNNNNNNNNNNNNNNNNNNNNNNNNNNNNNNNNNNNNNNNNNNNNNNNNNNNNNNNNNNNNNNNNNNNNNNNNNNNNNNNNNNNNNNNNNNNNNNNNNNNNNNNNNNNNNNNNNNNNNNNNNNNNNNNNNNNNNNNNNNNNNNNNNNNNNNNNNNNNNNNNNNNNNNNNNNNNNNNNNNNNNNNNNNNNNNNNNNNNNNNNNNNNNNNNNNNNNNNNNNNNNNNNNNNNNNNNNNNNNNNNNNNNNNNNNNNNNNNNNNNNNNNNNNNNNNNNNNNNNNNNNNNNNNNNNNNNNNNNNNNNNNNNNNNNNNNNNNNNNNNNNNNNNNNNNNNNNNNNNNNNNNNNNNNNNNNNNNNNNNNNNNNNNNNNNNNNNNNNNNNNNNNNNNNNNNNNNNNNNNNNNNNNNNNNNNNNNNNNNNNNNNNNNNNNNNNNNNNNNNNNNNNNNNNNNNNNNNNNNNNNNNNNNNNNNNNNNNNNNNNNNNNNNNNNNNNNNNNNNNNNNNNNNNNNNNNNNNNNNNNNNNNNNNNNNNNNNNNNNNNNNNNNNNNNNNNNNNNNNNNNNNNNNNNNNNNNNNNNNNNNNNNNNNNNNNNNNNNNNNNNNNNNNNNNNNNNNNNNNNNNNNNNNNNNNNNNNNNNNNNNNNNNNNNNNNNNNNNNNNNNNNNNNNNNNNNNNNNNNNNNNNNNNNNNNNNNNNNNNNNNNNNNNNNNNNNNNNNNNNNNNNNNNNNNNNNNNNNNNNNNNNNNNNNNNNNNNNNNNNNNNNNNNNNNNNNNNNNNNNNNNNNNNNNNNNNNNNNNNNNNNNNNNNNNNNNNNNNNNNNNNNNNNNNNNNNNNNNNNNNNNNNNNNNNNNNNNNNNNNNNNNNNNNNNNNNNNNNNNNNNNNNNNNNNNNNNNNNNNNNNNNNNNNNNNNNNNNNNNNNNNNNNNNNNNNNNNNNNNNNNNNNNNNNNNNNNNNNNNNNNNNNNNNNNNNNNNNNNNNNNNNNNNNNNNNNNNNNNNNNNNNNNNNNNNNNNNNNNNNNNNNNNNNNNNNNNNNNNNNNNNNNNNNNNNNNNNNNNNNNNNNNNNNNNNNNNNNNNNNNNNNNNNNNNNNNNNNNNNNNNNNNNNNNNNNNNNNNNNNNNNNNNNNNNNNNNNNNNNNNNNNNNNNNNNNNNNNNNNNNNNNNNNNNNNNNNNNNNNNNNNNNNNNNNNNNNNNNNNNNNNNNNNNNNNNNNNNNNNNNNNNNNNNNNNNNNNNNNNNNNNNNNNNNNNNNNNNNNNNNNNNNNNNNNNNNNNNNNNNNNNNNNNNNNNNNNNNNNNNNNNNNNNNNNNNNNNNNNNNNNNNNNNNNNNNNNNNNNNNNNNNNNNNNNNNNNNNNNNNNNNNNNNNNNNNNNNNNNNNNNNNNNNNNNNNNNNNNNNNNNNNNNNNNNNNNNNNNNNNNNNNNNNNNNNNNNNNNNNNNNNNNNNNNNNNNNNNNNNNNNNNNNNNNNNNNNNNNNNNNNNNNNNNNNNNNNNNNNNNNNNNNNNNNNNNNNNNNNNNNNNNNNNNNNNNNNNNNNNNNNNNNNNNNNNNNNNNNNNNNNNNNNNNNNNNNNNNNNNNNNNNNNNNNNNNNNNNNNNNNNNNNNNNNNNNNNNNNNNNNNNNNNNNNNNNNNNNNNNNNNNNNNNNNNNNNNNNNNNNNNNNNNNNNNNNNNNNNNNNNNNNNNNNNNNNNNNNNNNNNNNNNNNNNNNNNNNNNNNNNNNNNNNNNNNNNNNNNNNNNNNNNNNNNNNNNNNNNNNNNNNNNNNNNNNNNNNNNNNNNNN from Poecilia reticulata strain Guanapo linkage group LG6, Guppy_female_1.0+MT, whole genome shotgun sequence includes these protein-coding regions:
- the cav2 gene encoding caveolin-2 isoform X2, which codes for MGVEKEKLDTSIIMDEDEFNRSIEPILMKKGKVYSEAPIRDPNEINTHLKVGFEDMIGEPSSAHSFDRVWIGSHATFELVKFFFYRLLTTLLAVPMAFTLGLVFGVLSCVHIWLVMPVVQSSMMLLPSAQKIWRSLTDIFIAPLFQSLGKCLSSIQIQTTEN
- the cav2 gene encoding caveolin-2 isoform X3, with protein sequence MIGEPSSAHSFDRVWIGSHATFELVKFFFYRLLTTLLAVPMAFTLGLVFGVLSCVHIWLVMPVVQSSMMLLPSAQKIWRSLTDIFIAPLFQSLGKCLSSIQIQTTEN
- the cav2 gene encoding caveolin-2 isoform X1 encodes the protein MGVEKEKLDTSIIMDEDEFNRSIEPILMKKGKVYSEAPIRDPNEINTHLKVGFEDMIGEPSSAHSFDRVWIGSHATFELVKFFFYRLLTTLLAVPMAFTLGLVFGVLSCVHIWLVMPVVQSSMMLLPSAQKIWRSLTDIFIAPLFQSLGKCLSSIQIQTTEN